A stretch of Vigna angularis cultivar LongXiaoDou No.4 chromosome 4, ASM1680809v1, whole genome shotgun sequence DNA encodes these proteins:
- the LOC108321785 gene encoding uncharacterized protein LOC108321785: MAIIGDALRQAFMPKREYESLREEEKAWGKLQRPVTVASVVAIGLAIFVSTVISLKIVFPSSDGKRALCVDRRLQSIQIGMKGESDSDRFPGGFYLTDQEIADYYWMVVFIPSTIVFALSVVYLVAGMAVAYSAPTRHGCLKVVENNFCASRRGGVRCLSILNLIFAIIFGLLALFLGSSLLTMMSNCSKPLFWCYEISSWGLVVLYGGTAFFLRRKAATILDEGNLSGRNLGLEMLETNPLEVTPEVERRVNEGFKAWMGPSLLSSDEEDEADSYDEAPRASAIRSNSNRQRV; this comes from the exons ATGGCGATCATCGGCGACGCACTTCGCCAGGCGTTCATGCCGAAGCGCGAGTACGAGAGCCTTAGGGAAGAAGAGAAAGCGTGGGGCAAGCTTCAGAGACCTGTGACTGTGGCTTCCGTAGTTGCCATCGGGCTTGCTATATTCGTGTCCACGGTTATCAGTTTGAAAATCGTGTTTCCGAGTAGCGATGGGAAGAGAGCGTTATGCGTCGATCGAAGGCTTCAATCTATACAGATAGGGATGAAAGGTGAATCCGATTCGGATCGATTTCCCGGCGGTTTCTATCTCACGGACCAAGAGATTGCTGATTATTACTGGATGGTTGTGTTCATTCCTTCAACGATCGTTTTCGCGCTCTCGGTCGTGTATCTCGTTGCCG GCATGGCTGTTGCATATTCTGCTCCAACTAGGCATGGATGCTTGAAGGtggttgaaaataatttttgtgcTTCAAGAAGGG GTGGGGTACGATGTCTGTCCATCTTAAACCTTATATTTGCTATCATCTTCGGTCTTCTTGCCTTGTTTCTTGGTTCAAGCCTCTTGACAATGATGAGCAACTGTTCTAAACCTCTGTTTTGGTGCTACGAAATTTCATCATGGGGACTGGTTGTACTATATGGGGGCACTGCCTTCTTCTTGAGGAGAAAGGCGGCCACAATTCTCGACGAGGGAAATTTAAGTGGTCGAAATCTGGGGCTGGAAATGTTGGAAACGAACCCCCTGGAAGTTACCCCAGAGGTGGAAAGACGTGTAAATGAAGGGTTTAAAGCATGGATGGGTCCATCCCTTCTTTCTTCTGACGAAGAAGACGAAGCTGACAGCTATGACGAGGCACCTCGTGCCAGTGCCATACGTTCTAACTCAAACAGGCAAAGAGTCTGA